Proteins encoded by one window of Cannabis sativa cultivar Pink pepper isolate KNU-18-1 chromosome 4, ASM2916894v1, whole genome shotgun sequence:
- the LOC133036689 gene encoding uncharacterized protein LOC133036689 codes for MFSKTCFGHFLNLPDFKVHPQVFHGLLLREVQQPNDAELWVMIRGVRLRFSIEEFALITGLDCDCDCSVLDFKQDVNSLCEKYWPTSSSITKESVRECFTTKRWGDSDEDAVKLAVLYFVEWFLLSGTKHKNVPKSILDVVDSGRYNEFAWGRSSFELTISSLKGKLDSWVEGVRKARSSGKRPSIFYTLIGCPHVLQIWFYECCKYMKGKYCQKENSRIPRITQWTCNSQPTFKVLKTTIFDVSKDKLQLSNMRPTAGEFKALKLSSFKFDTDYNSYKSLPVPEEPTVAQSDISVKLDDFSEKFDGLEVKIDLLHTSQQKISSDLVELKEFVSAQFVSFGAQMASMQTQFSTVFADSYAKDKGSDSSNDDDGSGDEADFDLNESEETDDNEEENVMGDEEGEGSEGEEKDGQADEDSDSKEKNDKGSDDESTDSEEKVDK; via the exons ATGTTTTCCAAAACCTGTTTTGGACATTTCCTTAACCTTCCTGATTTTAAAGTTCATCCCCAAGTGTTTCACGGGTTGTTGCTCCGGGAGGTTCAACAACCTAATGATGCTGAGTTGTGGGTAATGATACGCGGTGTTAGGCTTAGGTTTAGCATTGAGGAGTTTGCTTTGATTACTGGGTTAGACTGTGACTGTGACTGTAGTGTTTTAGATTTTAAGCAAGACGTTAATAGTCTTTGTGAAAAATATTGGCCAACTTCGTCCTCTATCACTAAGGAATCTGTTAGGGAatgttttaccaccaagaggtggGGTGATTCTGATGAGGATGCTGTGAAGTTGGCAGTTTTGTATTTTGTGGAGTGGTTCTTGCTTAGTGGCACTAAGCATAAAAATGTACCTAAGTCTATTTTAGATGTTGTAGATAGTGGGAGGTACAATGAATTTGCTTGGGGCCGGAGTTCTTTTGAATTGACTATTTCCTCATTGAAGGGTAAGCTTGATAGTTGGGTTGAGGGTGTTAGGAAGGCAAGGAGTTCGGGAAAGAGGCCGAGTATTTTTTACACTTTGATTGGTTGTCCTCATGTTCTTCAAATTTGGTTCTACGAGTGTTGTAAGTACATGAAAGGTAAGTACTGCCAAAAGGAAAACTCTCGTATTCCAAGGATCACTCAGTGGACATGCAATAGTCAGCCTACTTTCAAAGTTTTGAAGACTACTATTTTTGATGTTTCCAAAGATAAG CTGCAACTTTCAAATATGAGGCCCACGGCtggtgagttcaaagctttgaaactGAGCAGTTTCAAGTTTGACACTGACTACAACTCTTACAAGAGTCTTCCTGTTCCCGAAGAGCCAACTGTTGCTCAGAGTGACATTTCTGTCAAGCTTGATGATTTTTCTGAGAAATTTGATGGGTTGGAGGTCAAGATCGATTTGTTGCATACTTCCCAACAGAAGATTTCATCAGATTTGGTTGAGTTGAAAGAGTTTGTGTCTGCACAGTTTGTTTCTTTTGGTGCTCAGATGGCTTCAATGCAGACACAGTTTTCTACTGTTTTTGCCGATTCCTATGCCAAg GACAAAGGCAGTGACTCTTCCAATGATGATGATGGAAGTGGTGATGAAGCAGATTTTGATTTAAATGAATCTGAAGAAACTGATGACAATGAAGAAGAGAATGTTATGGGTGATGAAGAAGGTGAGGGTAGTGAAGGTGAAGAGAAGGATGGTCAAGCTGATGAAGATTCtgactcaaaagaaaaaaatgataaggGCAGTGATGATGAATCCACTGATAGTGAGGAGAAGGTAGATAAGTAG
- the LOC115713401 gene encoding protein SMALL AUXIN UP-REGULATED RNA 51-like has protein sequence MKIASPSTKKFVSNFQPLTLIKQGKHIIAQPKNIYNKMPWRAPINYHKNSTSTTTIASSSSFNEEEMLRPSDSVDGEESLLAGKLSDGGLPGSESTEVPKGYVAVYVGPELRRFLIPTSCLSMPDFRGLMDKTAEEYGFEQEGAIEIPCDEQDFQKILCRCLSSKDKKKKNDLKA, from the coding sequence ATGAAAATTGCTTCACCCAGCACCAAAAAGTTTGTCTCCAATTTTCAGCCTTTAACCTTGATCAAGCAAGGAAAGCATATTATTGCTCAGCCAAAGAACATTTACAACAAAATGCCATGGAGGGCACCCATTAATTACCATAAAAATAGTACTAGCACTACCACTATCGCTTCTTCTTCATCATTTAATGAAGAGGAGATGTTGAGGCCTTCAGACTCTGTCGATGGAGAAGAATCGTTGCTCGCTGGAAAACTATCTGACGGGGGACTTCCAGGCTCAGAGAGCACAGAAGTTCCGAAAGGGTATGTAGCAGTCTACGTGGGGCCCGAGCTGAGGAGGTTTTTGATTCCCACGAGCTGCTTGTCAATGCCAGATTTTAGGGGTTTGATGGATAAAACTGCTGAGGAGTATGGTTTCGAGCAAGAGGGTGCAATAGAGATCCCTTGTGATGAACAAGATTTCCAAAAAATTTTGTGCAGATGTCTGTCTTCTAaggataagaaaaaaaaaaatgacctaAAGGCTTGA
- the LOC133036814 gene encoding uncharacterized protein LOC133036814: MKLVSWNARGLGSDRAFRNLSRLVSSCNPTLLFVMESWLVKNAIDHIKIKLHFDSGLEIPRVGRSGGLLLLWTNDVTVTLRSQSISHFDCYVSCAFTNVSFHLTCFYGAPTASLRPHTWQLLKRIGRDNPSLPWLIMGDFNAFLYLHDKQSGNPDRGPSADFRNFMESFNIFPLEPVGPSLTWNNNVAAPRNIQERLDWGITNSAWTDIFPEAALSHLGFFGSDHRALDLRNWNHKKDFNFKKHISKIEKDLERARSSPVWDESTIAKIKDLQANLETLLYKEETYWKQRARTQWLAQGDKNTKIFHRYASHRKKINSIHKLHSPSGGVLSSEEDITREIESHFDQLFSSSQPAEEDMQKALEGISCYLSDTEKTLLNEDFTLDEIEKAFFQLPLDKAPGPDGFNSNFYKATWSTVRIDVLKAASSFLNGNGDVAPLNTTLITLIPKVKQPTSISEYRPISLCNIVYKIISKTIANRLKLVLNSLISPNQSAFLPGRLISDNIIIAQEVVHSIKLKSKGNSRWMAVKLDMAKAFDRVEWPFIVAILQKFQFPHRFIHLIFACISTATFQFNLNDKVVGNVNPTRGIRQGDPLSPYLFLLCAEGFSSLLHQQERNNAIVGFKVARRAPPISHLLFANDSFLFCKASISSCNTIKEVLHLYERATGQKVNFQKSSLYFSPNVELRDQTLISDFMSIPVRSSFEKYLGLPQHIGRTKKQLFHYLHNKVWGHLHNWKNKVFSKGGKETLLKFVIQAIPTYSMACFRLPAATCHSLESIMANFWWGVNENNRPKTHCICWGKELLHKGIISKIGNGENTCTTRDHWIPGFRHVTPISPVPNKVESFITSSMTWDIAALHRCYPTHVVEQILAIPLPLTPFPDDQIWEFSKSGVYSVKSGYHLSLSSTSPLISLPLPLLPLGGKTSGTLISLPRNKALKGQSHDQTHAILDLAHSYLAEFQDSQSAPVPISRTRDNPVSWSPPASGLLKLNVDATISNNSRKVGFGGIIRNSDGLVVAALAQPYIGGGAVATLEAKSLLSILRWCIDEHFLVQEVETDCKAITDALTNNKEDVSVFGDLICQIKEALSLIPNARLSHVNRGANALADKLAHRALGLDEVAIWIGDDPCDLIEFLSL, from the exons ATGAAGCTTGTAAGCTGGAATGCACGTGGACTTGGGAGTGATCGTGCATTCCGTAATCTCTCCCGTTTAGTGTCTTCTTGTAATCCTActttgttatttgttatggaATCTTGGCTTGTTAAAAATGCTATCGATCATATTAAGATCAAGCTCCATTTTGATTCGGGCTTAGAAATACCTAGGGTAGGTAGAAGCGGGGGCTTGCTTTTGTTATGGACTAATGATGTAACTGTTACCTTACGTTCCCAATCTATTAGTCATTTTGATTGTTATGTGTCGTGTGCTTTTACTAATGTATCTTTCCACCTCACTTGTTTCTATGGCGCTCCTACTGCTTCTCTCAGGCCACATACCTGGCAACTTTTGAAAAGGATTGGTAGGGATAACCCCAGCCTCCCTTGGCTCATCATGGGGGATTTTAATGCTTTCCTTTATTTGCATGACAAACAAAGTGGTAATCCCGATAGGGGCCCCTCGGCTGACTTCAGAAACTTTATGGAGTCTTTTAATATTTTCCCGCTCGAGCCCGTGGGGCCCTCACTCACTTGGAATAACAATGTGGCTGCCCCTAGAAATATCCAAGAGCGTTTAGACTGGGGAATCACTAATAGTGCTTGGACTGACATCTTCCCTGAGGCCGCTCTTTCTCATTTGGGTTTCTTTGGTTCTGACCATCGAGCCTTGGA CCTTAGAAATTGGAATCACAAGAAAGATTTCAATTTCAAAAAGCACATTTCTAAGATCGAGAAAGATCTGGAAAGAGCCCGCTCTTCTCCCGTCTGGGACGAGAGCACTATAGCAAAAATCAAAGACCTCCAAGCCAATCTTGAGACCCTCTTGTACAAGGAGGAAACTTACTGGAAACAACGCGCAAGGACTCAATGGCTTGCTCAGGGGGATAAGAACACAAAAATTTTTCACCGATACGCCTCCCATAGGAAAAAGATCAACTCAATCCACAAGCTCCATTCGCCAAGTGGCGGAGTTCTTTCTAGTGAGGAGGATATCACTCGGGAGATAGAATCTCACTTTGACCAACTTTTCTCATCCTCGCAACCTGCTGAAGAGGATATGCAAAAAGCTCTGGAAGGCATCTCGTGTTATTTATCTGATACAGAAAAAACTCTCCTGAATGAAGACTTTACCCTGGACGAAATTGAAAAAGCATTTTTTCAACTTCCCCTGGACAAAGCCCCTGGCCCGGATGGATTCAACTCTAACTTTTACAAAGCTACCTGGTCAACAGTGAGAATTGACGTCCTTAAAGCTGCCTCAAGTTTTCTCAATGGAAATGGTGATGTGGCTCCCCTGAACACCACTCTCATTACTCTAATCCCTAAAGTCAAGCAACCCACATCTATTTCTGAGTACCGACCTATTAGCCTTTGCAATATTGTTTATAAGATTATCTCGAAGACAATAGCTAATAGGCTTAAACTCGTCCTCAACAGTTTGATCTCTCCTAACCAGAGTGCTTTTCTCCCCGGTAGACTTATTTCGGACAACATCATCATTGCCCAGGAGGTCGTGCACTCCATTAAGCTTAAATCCAAAGGGAATTCGAGATGGATGGCAGTTAAACTCGATATGGCCAAAGCTTTTGACAGAGTTGAATGGCCATTTATTGTGGCCATACTTCAGAAATTCCAATTTCCCCACCGATTCATTCATTTGATCTTTGCCTGTATTTCCACAGCCACGTTTCAATTTAACCTTAACGACAAAGTTGTTGGCAATGTCAATCCTACCAGAGGTATTCGCCAGGGTGATCCCCTTTCCCCTTATCTCTTCCTCTTGTGTGCGGAAGGTTTCTCCTCCCTTCTGCATCAACAAGAAAGAAACAATGCCATTGTGGGTTTTAAAGTTGCCCGACGAGCCCCTCCAATCTCACATCTCCTGTTCGCGAATGATAGTTTTCTTTTCTGCAAAGCTTCTATCAGCTCGTGTAACACCATCAAAGAAGTCTTGCACTTGTATGAGAGGGCCACCGGTCAGAAAGTGAATTTTCAAAAATCTTCACTCTATTTTTCCCCCAATGTCGAGCTCAGAGATCAAACCTTAATTTCTGATTTTATGAGCATCCCGGTCCGTTCCTCCTTCGAGAAATACTTGGGACTCCCCCAGCACATTGGACGAACAAAAAAGCAATTGTTTCATTATCTTCATAACAAAGTCTGGGGCCACCTACACAACTGGAAGAATAAAGTTTTTTCTAAAGGAGGAAAAGAAACTCTTCTCAAATTTGTCATTCAGGCTATCCCAACCTATTCGATGGCGTGTTTTCGCCTCCCCGCAGCTACTTGCCATTCTCTCGAGTCCATTATGGccaatttttggtggggtgtCAACGAAAATAATCGCCCTAAGACTCACTG CATTTGTTGGGGAAAAGAGCTGCTGCACAAAggaattatttcaaaaattggTAATGGGGAGAACACTTGTACTACCAGGGATCATTGGATCCCGGGTTTTCGCCATGTTACCCCCATCTCCCCCGTCCCTAACAAAGTTGAATCATTCATCACTAGTTCTATGACTTGGGATATAGCCGCTTTACACAGATGCTACCCGACTCATGTGGTTGAGCAAATTTTGGCCATTCCCCTCCCCCTTACCCCCTTCCCTGATGATCAGATTTGGGAATTTTCAAAGTCAGGAGTGTACTCTGTCAAATCTGGTTATCACCTTAGCCTATCCTCTACTTCCCCCCTGATATCCCTTCCTCTTCCTCTCCTTCCCCTTGGTGGAAAAACCTCTGGCACCTTAATATCCCTGCCAAG GAACAAAGCGCTAAAAGGTCAATCTCACGATCAGACTCACGCAATCCTCGATCTGGCGCACTCCTACCTAGCTGAGTTTCAAGATTCCCAGTCGGCTCCAGTTCCCATCTCCAGAACGCGAGACAATCCGGTCTCTTGGTCCCCTCCGGCGTCGGGTCTTCTCAAGTTAAATGTGGATGCAACAATCTCAAATAATAGCAGAAAAGTGGGTTTTGGCGGGATTATCAGAAATAGCGATGGTTTGGTAGTAGCAGCCCTTGCCCAACCTTATATTGGGGGAGGAGCTGTCGCTACTCTTGAAGCAAAATCCCTCCTCTCTATCTTACGGTGGTGCATAGACGAGCATTTCTTGGTCCAAGAGGTTGAAACGGACTGCAAAGCCATTACCGATGCACTAACTAATAACAAGGAAGATGTTTCAGTTTTTGGAGATCTTATTTGTCAAATTAAGGAAGCCTTATCTCTTATCCCTAACGCTCGGCTCTCTCATGTCAATCGTGGTGCCAACGCTCTTGCTGATAAGCTGGCACATCGGGCCTTGGGGTTAGATGAGGTTGCGATCTGGATAGGCGATGACCCCTGTGATCTAATTGAGTTTCTTTCTCTTTAG